From Salmo salar chromosome ssa04, Ssal_v3.1, whole genome shotgun sequence, one genomic window encodes:
- the bscl2 gene encoding seipin, which produces MGGVTRPVFLWLQVVLGVTLHRARRTLLQAAILFCVLALLVWVAVFLYGSFYYSYMPTVSFSAPVHYHYSSDCDATNSVLCSFPVANISLLKNGKDQVMIYGQPYRISLELEMPESLVNKQLGMFMIKMSCYTNDGQTVAAVVRSAMLHYRSGLLQTLNTLLFSPLLLTGMTEQKQLLEVELFSDYKANSYQPTVGAVIEIQSRRVQVYSAQLRIHASFTGIRYLLYNFPVMSAVIGVASNLAFLSVIVLFGYLQFIWGGLWPPEQVRVMMGDTTCMQWRREEARKRMSFSQTKIPQKDNDHVAE; this is translated from the exons ATGGGTGGTGTAACGAGACCAGTTTTCCTGTGGCTGCAAGTTGTGTTGGGGGTAACTCTCCACAGAGCCCGTCGGACTTTACTGCAGGCTGCCATCCTCTTCTGCGTTTTAGCGCTGCTGGTCTGGGTGGCCGTCTTCCTCTATGGTAGCTTCTACTACTCCTATATGCCCACCGTCAGCTTCTCTGCACCAGTGCACTACCACTACAG TTCCGACTGTGATGCTACCAATTCAGTCCTCTGCTCTTTCCCTGTGGCTAACATCTCACTGCTGAAGAATGGCAAAGACCAG GTTATGATCTATGGTCAGCCATATCGAATCTCTTTAGAGCTGGAAATGCCTGAGTCGCTTGTCAACAAACAGCTTGGCATGTTCATGATTAAGATGTCTTGCTACACCAACGATGGCCAGACAGTTGCAGCTGTGGTGCGCTCT GCTATGCTGCACTACCGCTCTGGTCTTCTGCAGACCTTGAATACAttactgttctctcctctcctactgaCTGGGATGACAGAGCAGAAGCAGCTCCTTGAGGTTGAGCTCTTCTCAGACTACAAGGCCAATTCT TATCAACCCACTGTTGGCGCTGTCATTGAGATTCAGTCTAGGCGGGTGCAGGTCTATTCAGCTCAGCTCAGGATCCATGCTTCCTTCACTGGCATCAG ATACCTCCTGTACAATTTCCCGGTGATGTCTGCAGTGATCGGTGTGGCCAGCAACTTGGCCTTCCTCAGTGTCATTGTGCTCTTTGGATACCTACAGTTTATATGGGGGGGACTTTGGCCTCCCGAGCAGGTCAGG GTTATGATGGGAGACACAACTTGCATGCagtggagaagagaagaggctCGGAAGCGCATGTCCTTCTCACAAA CTAAAATTCCTCAGAAAGACAATGATCATGTTGCTGAGTAG